From a single Labrenzia sp. PHM005 genomic region:
- a CDS encoding lysophospholipid acyltransferase family protein codes for MLKSLGRHPLVLSAIGSFLAGYLKLVYHTNRFVLEPADMHDDTEKDLPVIVAMWHGQHFMVPFAKPKHWPAKVMISKSADGEINAIAARKLGLGLIRASGGRTAHQIKKRGGMRGFIEAVRALKDGDSIAMTADVPKGPARQSGTGIVQLAKHSGRPILPVAVATSRSIELNSWDKASVNLPFGKGSIASSDLIWVPSDLEDDDLETYRQQVEDGLNAATRRAYELVGRPNG; via the coding sequence ATGCTAAAAAGCCTTGGCCGCCATCCGTTGGTCCTGTCGGCGATCGGATCGTTTCTCGCTGGTTATCTGAAGCTTGTCTATCACACCAACCGGTTCGTGCTGGAACCGGCGGATATGCACGACGACACGGAGAAAGACCTCCCCGTGATTGTGGCCATGTGGCATGGCCAGCATTTCATGGTGCCGTTTGCCAAGCCAAAACATTGGCCGGCGAAAGTGATGATTTCCAAGTCTGCCGATGGCGAAATCAATGCCATTGCTGCCCGCAAACTTGGTTTGGGGCTGATCCGCGCCTCGGGTGGCCGGACGGCACATCAGATCAAGAAGCGTGGCGGTATGCGCGGGTTCATCGAGGCTGTGAGAGCTTTGAAGGACGGCGACAGCATTGCCATGACCGCCGACGTCCCCAAAGGGCCTGCCCGGCAATCCGGAACAGGGATTGTGCAGCTGGCCAAACACTCCGGGCGTCCGATCTTGCCGGTGGCGGTCGCGACCAGCCGCAGCATCGAGTTGAACAGCTGGGACAAAGCCAGCGTCAATCTCCCCTTCGGCAAGGGCAGCATCGCCAGCAGTGACTTGATTTGGGTGCCGTCGGATCTGGAAGACGATGATCTGGAGACGTACCGGCAGCAAGTCGAAGACGGCCTCAATGCTGCGACCCGCCGGGCTTATGAACTGGTTGGCAGGCCGAATGGCTGA
- a CDS encoding DUF4170 domain-containing protein, translating to MSEAEASKQLLHLVFGGELENPDGLTFRDLDELDIVGIYPNYAEAYTAWKAKAQATVDNAHMRYFIVHMHRLLDPDTAG from the coding sequence ATGAGCGAAGCAGAAGCATCAAAACAACTCTTGCATTTGGTATTTGGCGGCGAATTGGAAAATCCGGACGGTCTGACGTTCCGGGATCTGGATGAACTGGATATCGTCGGCATCTATCCGAACTACGCCGAAGCTTACACGGCCTGGAAAGCCAAGGCTCAGGCGACCGTCGACAATGCACACATGCGCTATTTTATCGTGCACATGCACCGTCTGCTTGACCCGGATACTGCCGGCTAA
- a CDS encoding 3'(2'),5'-bisphosphate nucleotidase CysQ, producing MPEIDGTALDADLKILEEAALEAGDLALTYFGRDPETWFKGNKSPVSEADIAVDHFLADKLRSARPDYGWLSEETADDPVRLKHERVFIVDPIDGTRAFLAGGDEWTVSIAVVENGRPTAGAVYCPRRKEMFLARKGGGTRLNQTEISVSSKGETAGARLTGPYSIVANKGVQAAGFEAQDVLRSLAYRLAMVACGRADVGAARGGPSDWDLAAADLLVQEAGGKLTDLSGRSLKYNQPKTRHPALVAAPEQLVGPVCTVLGRLVG from the coding sequence TTGCCGGAAATTGATGGAACGGCGCTGGATGCGGATCTGAAGATCCTGGAAGAGGCCGCTCTGGAAGCTGGTGACCTTGCGCTGACCTATTTTGGCCGCGACCCAGAGACGTGGTTCAAGGGCAACAAGTCTCCTGTTTCGGAAGCGGATATTGCTGTCGACCACTTCCTGGCTGACAAACTGCGCTCTGCCCGGCCAGACTATGGCTGGCTCTCGGAAGAAACTGCCGATGATCCGGTGCGGCTGAAACACGAACGGGTGTTTATCGTCGATCCGATCGACGGGACGCGTGCGTTTCTCGCGGGCGGCGACGAATGGACCGTGTCTATTGCCGTTGTTGAAAACGGACGGCCGACCGCAGGTGCGGTTTATTGTCCCCGGCGAAAGGAAATGTTCCTGGCGCGGAAAGGTGGCGGGACGCGGCTGAACCAGACAGAGATTTCGGTTTCGTCCAAAGGCGAGACTGCAGGTGCGCGTCTTACCGGCCCCTACTCAATCGTGGCGAACAAAGGTGTTCAGGCTGCTGGTTTCGAGGCCCAGGATGTGTTGCGCTCCCTGGCCTACCGCTTGGCCATGGTGGCTTGCGGCCGGGCTGATGTTGGGGCTGCGCGCGGCGGTCCGAGTGACTGGGACCTTGCAGCAGCCGATCTTTTGGTGCAGGAAGCAGGCGGGAAATTGACCGACTTGTCCGGCCGCAGTCTGAAATACAATCAGCCGAAGACGCGCCACCCTGCGCTTGTCGCAGCGCCTGAGCAGCTTGTCGGACCGGTCTGTACGGTACTAGGAAGGCTGGTTGGCTAA
- a CDS encoding TldD/PmbA family protein, which translates to MSELIDQTELQSRAERLVAAARKAGADACDAIAVTGVSLGVEVRDGKVEETERAEGDDVTLRVFVGKRTAAVSANQLDDPDNLAERAVAMAKVAPEDPFAGLADPELLVKDIPELELLDPTQMSAGELTDIALEAEAAGLDVEGVSKSGGASASWRLSGVVLATSHGFQGAYLSSRFGMSMTAVAGDGTAMERDYDFDSRTFFEDLDAPADVGRRAGERAVRRLNPDKISTRTANVIYEARAAKSILGHLVSAINGASIARKTSFLMDQMGEAVLAPGLMVVDDPFKRRGAATRPFDGEGTAASVLNMVEDGVLNHWYLDGASARELGLTPNGRARRAGSGTSPGSTNVTLMPGERSLEELMADAGEGLLVTDLIGHGVNGLTGDYSRGAAGFWFENGKIVKPVSEITIAGNLKDMFKRLVPGSDLDNRYAAAAPSIMIEGLALAGN; encoded by the coding sequence ATGTCTGAATTGATTGATCAAACAGAACTTCAATCCCGTGCGGAGCGTTTGGTCGCTGCAGCCCGTAAGGCCGGAGCCGATGCCTGCGATGCCATTGCGGTGACCGGCGTGTCCCTCGGTGTTGAGGTGCGCGACGGCAAGGTTGAGGAAACCGAACGCGCGGAAGGCGACGACGTTACCTTAAGGGTGTTTGTTGGAAAACGAACTGCGGCGGTCTCTGCCAACCAGCTGGATGATCCAGATAACCTTGCAGAGCGCGCAGTGGCCATGGCCAAGGTGGCGCCGGAAGACCCCTTCGCGGGGCTTGCCGATCCGGAATTGCTCGTCAAGGACATACCAGAACTGGAACTCCTTGATCCGACGCAGATGTCGGCAGGTGAGCTGACAGACATTGCACTCGAGGCAGAAGCCGCTGGCCTCGATGTGGAGGGCGTCAGCAAATCTGGTGGCGCATCTGCTTCCTGGCGCCTGTCTGGCGTGGTCCTGGCGACCAGTCACGGCTTTCAAGGGGCCTATCTTTCGTCCCGTTTCGGCATGTCCATGACAGCCGTGGCCGGAGATGGCACCGCCATGGAACGGGACTATGATTTCGACAGCCGCACATTTTTCGAAGACCTCGACGCTCCTGCCGACGTTGGCCGCCGGGCTGGAGAGCGGGCTGTCCGCCGGTTGAATCCGGACAAGATTTCGACGCGCACAGCCAATGTTATTTATGAAGCCCGAGCCGCAAAAAGCATCCTTGGCCATTTGGTCAGCGCCATTAACGGAGCCTCGATTGCCCGGAAGACAAGCTTCTTGATGGATCAAATGGGCGAAGCTGTCCTGGCGCCGGGGCTGATGGTTGTTGACGATCCTTTCAAACGCCGGGGCGCAGCCACCCGTCCATTTGATGGTGAGGGGACAGCTGCCAGCGTGCTCAACATGGTCGAAGACGGTGTCCTTAATCATTGGTACCTGGATGGCGCGTCAGCCCGTGAACTTGGTCTGACGCCAAACGGCCGGGCCCGGCGTGCCGGCAGTGGAACCTCCCCTGGATCGACGAATGTCACATTGATGCCGGGTGAGAGGTCATTGGAAGAATTGATGGCAGACGCCGGAGAAGGGCTGCTGGTCACCGATCTAATAGGTCATGGTGTGAATGGCCTTACTGGCGATTATTCGCGTGGTGCAGCCGGGTTCTGGTTCGAAAACGGTAAGATCGTCAAACCGGTCAGCGAAATCACCATCGCCGGAAACCTCAAAGATATGTTCAAACGGCTGGTACCAGGCAGTGATCTGGACAACCGTTATGCTGCCGCTGCACCGTCGATCATGATTGAAGGATTGGCTCTTGCCGGAAATTGA
- a CDS encoding DUF6101 family protein, translating to MRRQTENQMTIAPGTGAEPALHPGCLPVQFQQRLETRPGTQSLPADIFLDRDKAIIKRRVGGVPVTIVVAANAFDGVMVRIVPGDVPGEITASLILKHPDSALSITLAETQSSDDLATLWSRWAQVLKLPMLVCDLGGAVKPIEAFQAMPASAPAPRRKLRLLTGRRPRFLNRRQVGGYKSSPANFSQEREIIARD from the coding sequence GTGAGACGTCAAACAGAAAACCAGATGACAATTGCACCCGGGACAGGCGCTGAACCAGCGCTTCATCCCGGGTGCCTCCCGGTTCAATTCCAGCAAAGATTGGAAACGCGCCCGGGAACCCAATCCCTGCCGGCCGATATCTTTCTTGATCGTGATAAGGCAATCATCAAACGCCGTGTCGGTGGTGTTCCAGTCACTATTGTTGTGGCTGCAAATGCCTTTGATGGTGTCATGGTGCGGATCGTTCCCGGAGATGTGCCAGGTGAAATCACTGCAAGCCTGATCCTGAAACATCCGGACAGCGCCCTCTCAATTACACTGGCGGAAACCCAGTCTTCGGATGATCTGGCGACCCTCTGGAGCCGCTGGGCCCAAGTTCTCAAGCTGCCAATGCTGGTCTGTGATCTTGGCGGTGCTGTCAAGCCGATCGAAGCTTTTCAGGCAATGCCCGCATCCGCTCCAGCCCCACGCCGCAAACTGCGCCTTCTTACCGGCCGCCGTCCGCGGTTTTTGAACCGGCGCCAAGTCGGTGGCTACAAATCATCCCCGGCCAATTTTTCGCAAGAGCGGGAAATCATCGCCCGGGATTGA
- the ubiA gene encoding 4-hydroxybenzoate octaprenyltransferase, translating to MFFSTKDTGPVADAVKKHWVDTRLPAGLRPYARLARWERPIGWWLLLWPCWWSAALAAIAAGNGWPNPWHMLLFFVGAVAMRGAGCTYNDIVDVDIDEQVERTRSRPIPAGQVTKTQAKIFLVLQALVGLIVLLQFNTFSIALGVVSLVPVAVYPFMKRITNWPQLFLGFAFSWGALMGWAAVFGELSLAPVLLYIGGIFWTIGYDTIYAHQDKEDDALVGVKSTARLFGDKTRPALIALYALASILFALAAALADAGPAAFAGILLGALHLGWQIVVIDIDDGEQCLELFRSNKIYGWILFAGFTVDALISWMFA from the coding sequence ATGTTTTTCTCCACCAAGGATACCGGACCGGTTGCCGATGCGGTTAAGAAGCATTGGGTCGATACACGGCTGCCAGCCGGGCTTCGCCCCTATGCGCGGTTGGCCCGTTGGGAGCGTCCCATCGGCTGGTGGCTCCTCTTGTGGCCATGTTGGTGGTCCGCCGCATTGGCCGCGATCGCAGCAGGAAATGGCTGGCCAAATCCGTGGCATATGCTGTTGTTTTTTGTTGGCGCCGTTGCCATGCGCGGGGCGGGCTGCACCTACAACGATATTGTCGATGTCGACATCGACGAACAGGTGGAACGGACCCGGTCCCGGCCGATCCCGGCAGGTCAGGTCACAAAGACCCAAGCCAAGATCTTCCTTGTCCTCCAGGCTCTCGTTGGCCTGATCGTTCTACTGCAGTTCAACACTTTCTCGATCGCACTAGGCGTTGTCTCGCTAGTGCCGGTTGCCGTTTATCCGTTTATGAAGCGGATCACCAATTGGCCACAGTTGTTTTTGGGCTTTGCCTTTTCATGGGGTGCCTTGATGGGTTGGGCGGCCGTATTCGGGGAGCTCTCTTTGGCGCCCGTTCTGCTCTACATTGGCGGTATTTTCTGGACGATCGGTTATGACACGATCTATGCCCACCAGGATAAGGAAGACGACGCGCTGGTCGGTGTGAAGTCGACGGCGCGGCTCTTTGGTGACAAGACACGCCCGGCGCTCATCGCGCTCTATGCCCTAGCATCTATCCTGTTTGCATTGGCAGCGGCACTCGCCGATGCCGGGCCTGCTGCCTTCGCTGGCATTCTTCTCGGTGCTCTTCATCTTGGTTGGCAGATCGTTGTGATTGATATCGATGATGGCGAACAGTGCCTAGAACTGTTCCGTTCGAACAAGATCTATGGCTGGATCTTGTTTGCCGGTTTCACCGTTGATGCCCTGATTTCCTGGATGTTTGCCTGA
- a CDS encoding GNAT family N-acetyltransferase produces the protein MSRSWQIVLGSPANRRDILKIFRKCREDCGEPFEKAHEAAISRMLVDASAGRIYLVEVRGVPAGFACVAFQQSVIWAGRLAILEKIYPLNGYKGQGLAQRILRAIIGDLENFGPAIVTAYLREGDPLSQIFELEGFSAVPLVRFTDQEFSENDGPVF, from the coding sequence GTGAGCCGGTCCTGGCAGATCGTGCTCGGATCACCTGCCAACCGGCGCGACATTCTCAAAATCTTCCGAAAATGCCGCGAAGACTGCGGCGAACCGTTCGAGAAGGCACATGAAGCGGCCATTAGCCGAATGCTGGTTGATGCTTCCGCCGGGCGGATTTATCTGGTCGAAGTGCGCGGCGTACCGGCTGGTTTTGCCTGTGTGGCTTTCCAGCAATCAGTCATTTGGGCGGGACGATTGGCAATCCTGGAGAAAATCTATCCTCTGAACGGGTACAAAGGCCAGGGTCTCGCTCAGCGGATCTTGCGGGCCATCATTGGAGACCTGGAAAATTTTGGTCCTGCTATTGTCACAGCCTACTTGAGGGAGGGCGATCCTCTGTCTCAAATATTTGAACTTGAGGGTTTTTCCGCAGTTCCGCTTGTGCGGTTCACCGACCAGGAGTTTTCCGAAAACGACGGCCCGGTGTTTTGA
- the purD gene encoding phosphoribosylamine--glycine ligase: MKVLLIGSGGREHSLAWALAKSPKLTKLYAAPGNAGITAHAELSDLDVSNHAGVIAFCQDKQIEFVVVGPEAPLVAGLVDDLNAAGIKAFGPAKVPAQLEGSKAFTKAVCDEADIPTAGYGRFDNEAGALAYVREKGAPIVIKADGLAAGKGVVVAMTLAEAEAAVTACFEGSFGAAGSEVVIEEFLEGEEASFFVLSDGTNALPLATAQDHKRAYDGDEGPNTGGMGAYSPAPVLTDDLIADVMKRIIEPTIVTLAKRGTPFKGVLYAGLMITADGPKLIEYNTRFGDPECQVLMMRLQSDLLELMLASAEGTLDQCSADWSDDVALTVVMAAKGYPGSYDKGTEIKGINNAASAGVEVFHAGTKADGDKVLANGGRVLNVTALGTSVKAAQQAAYEAVQKIDWPDGFCRTDIGWRAVTRENGN, from the coding sequence ATGAAAGTTCTCCTGATCGGATCCGGTGGCCGCGAACATTCTCTTGCCTGGGCCCTGGCCAAATCGCCGAAGTTGACCAAGCTTTATGCGGCTCCTGGGAATGCCGGTATTACAGCTCATGCAGAGCTTTCTGATCTAGACGTTTCCAACCATGCTGGTGTGATTGCCTTTTGCCAGGACAAGCAGATCGAGTTTGTGGTTGTTGGCCCGGAAGCGCCGCTGGTCGCAGGTCTTGTTGATGACTTGAACGCTGCCGGGATCAAGGCTTTCGGTCCCGCGAAGGTCCCTGCTCAGCTGGAAGGATCCAAGGCTTTCACAAAAGCCGTGTGTGACGAAGCAGATATTCCGACTGCTGGGTATGGCCGCTTCGACAATGAGGCCGGTGCACTCGCTTACGTCCGCGAAAAAGGCGCCCCAATCGTCATCAAGGCCGATGGTCTGGCGGCGGGCAAAGGTGTTGTTGTTGCAATGACACTGGCCGAAGCCGAGGCTGCCGTCACGGCTTGTTTCGAAGGTTCTTTCGGGGCGGCGGGCTCCGAGGTCGTCATCGAAGAGTTCCTGGAAGGTGAGGAAGCCAGCTTCTTCGTTTTGTCGGATGGCACCAACGCCTTACCTCTGGCAACGGCCCAGGATCACAAACGCGCCTATGATGGCGATGAAGGCCCCAATACTGGCGGCATGGGAGCCTATTCCCCTGCACCAGTTCTGACCGATGATCTGATTGCTGATGTGATGAAACGGATCATCGAACCGACGATTGTAACGCTGGCCAAACGCGGCACGCCTTTCAAGGGTGTTTTGTATGCCGGCCTGATGATCACCGCCGACGGTCCCAAGCTGATCGAATACAACACCCGCTTCGGTGATCCGGAGTGCCAGGTACTGATGATGCGTCTTCAGAGTGATCTTCTGGAGCTGATGCTGGCCAGCGCCGAAGGCACGCTCGATCAATGTTCGGCAGACTGGAGCGACGATGTTGCTCTGACGGTCGTCATGGCCGCAAAAGGCTATCCGGGCTCTTATGACAAGGGCACCGAGATCAAAGGCATCAACAATGCGGCCTCGGCCGGAGTGGAAGTCTTCCACGCCGGCACAAAAGCAGACGGTGATAAAGTGCTGGCCAACGGTGGCCGGGTTCTCAATGTCACCGCCTTGGGGACATCGGTGAAAGCTGCTCAACAGGCCGCTTATGAGGCGGTTCAGAAAATTGACTGGCCAGACGGATTTTGCCGGACGGACATCGGCTGGCGTGCCGTGACGCGCGAAAACGGCAACTGA
- a CDS encoding alpha/beta fold hydrolase produces MDRALPDLFPGFESRLAETEQGSIFYRTGGSGPALLLLHGYPQSHVIWHKIAPELAEHFTLVMPDLPGYGQSAVPPLSADHAAYSKRVMARTMASLMESLGHTQFRTVGHDRGGRVVYRMALDLPERILGAAVLDILPTYDYWNKLDREFALKIYHWAFLAQPAPLPDNMIAADPITFLEHKLASWSAAKDLSAYSDGALEHTRAWFQDPKRIAATCEDYRAGAHIDYLHDAEDRQSGKTIQPPLLALWGTQGIAGSVEDPLAVWRDWCPHVKGKPITSGHFLPEEAPEETCIEIKNFFAL; encoded by the coding sequence ATGGACCGCGCGTTACCAGATCTATTTCCCGGTTTTGAAAGCCGTTTGGCAGAAACCGAACAAGGATCAATATTCTACCGCACCGGAGGCTCCGGTCCGGCGCTGCTTCTCCTGCACGGGTATCCCCAGTCGCATGTCATTTGGCATAAGATCGCGCCGGAACTGGCTGAACATTTTACTCTCGTCATGCCGGATTTGCCCGGTTATGGCCAATCCGCGGTCCCACCGCTAAGCGCGGACCACGCGGCTTATTCAAAACGCGTAATGGCCCGAACGATGGCTAGCCTGATGGAAAGCCTGGGTCACACACAATTCCGGACAGTCGGGCATGACCGCGGCGGGCGGGTTGTCTACCGCATGGCATTGGACTTGCCGGAGCGGATCCTTGGCGCAGCCGTCCTCGATATTCTCCCGACTTATGACTACTGGAACAAATTGGACCGGGAGTTTGCGTTGAAGATCTATCACTGGGCGTTTCTGGCGCAACCAGCTCCGCTCCCGGATAACATGATCGCGGCGGATCCGATTACGTTCCTTGAACACAAATTGGCAAGCTGGAGTGCGGCCAAGGACCTTAGTGCCTATTCAGACGGCGCTCTTGAGCACACCCGGGCTTGGTTTCAAGATCCCAAACGGATCGCGGCGACCTGCGAAGATTACAGGGCCGGCGCGCACATTGATTATCTGCATGACGCCGAAGACCGGCAGTCCGGTAAAACTATTCAACCGCCCCTCTTGGCTCTATGGGGTACTCAAGGGATCGCAGGAAGTGTTGAAGACCCTCTGGCCGTATGGCGGGACTGGTGCCCGCACGTGAAAGGCAAGCCAATCACCAGCGGACATTTTCTACCTGAGGAGGCTCCTGAAGAGACCTGCATTGAAATAAAGAACTTCTTTGCCCTGTAA
- a CDS encoding EAL domain-containing protein gives MRERITLDKETTRSGYHLLASEKFHLDHIVSQWSEDGSRNGRPLKVVFAGFLALVIAALAFQNITTELTILQAPYDRIKTASHELIQSHRAQVSGALTEIADDLASDPAFEAAISRNDTDAVSRIADHIFSHFNGDTGVFDLTIYSANRSILYNGGSSLADFTPSSPFFETDLEGSLFRTTNSLEFDTKGGIGVSALQPLVAEGRLLAYLKLTADVEKSMALLSAAVNGEILKAGSPLGPLRTLTPAGQEKSPSALSYRLLGTQTTSSATVQKILQTRSAPSWFHPVLIDGDRVLIAQDLPIDIVNGEAGSKLILIRDVTDNAMAFLKSMGISVLISLLFAVVAWRILTRLLNKFQQTIIRTRSNLEAEVLSNTRELERSQAQLLEAQSIASIGSWDGNLITKEISGSQEFFRILDIPSDTPPADIKKCFFEQISEPELYHVKLAVKTAIEQCGTFDFEHTIVRSDGTKARIHTQGHIIADENGRAISGIGTVHDITERSNTERQNKLMAKIMETSLNEIYLLNAETFEIEYANAVALQNLGYANEDIEQLKLWDISQEFKKDTIAQKLAPLTTQTQANYTAETYQRRQDGSEYPVDFQIQLVHDQGRHRFVAMANDISERVQRENETRDAKERAERLAYFDPLTKLSNRAGCQRDARKLFAEEDKPAFLIHVDMDNFKRVNDTLGHLAGDYCLAETGRRLREVSRGLGTPYRWGGDEFVILANSASADPNELCERARRLMRSPMEFNGTTFWPTVSMGIALCPDHGMEFDSLLVNADLALYRSKHNGKDRFTFFSLDMQTLSDTEAQLERELHMAAQRDEFFLVFQPQVNMRSHKVIGMEALVRWRHPKRGIVSPGEFLPVVEKTGFSSVLGEIVLDKAFAAARSWQDAGLDYGRISVNISPAHLSSGVLLDQFKDAMARHDLAPDRITAEVLESVFLDDDSSCHMTTLRDLYEMGVHVELDDFGTGYASLTHVVDLPINGLKIDRSFTQQLLEDHRKEIVINQLIHLARSLDIAVICEGVETEEQYDRLRMMGDFAVQGFLIAKPLPFEEATNWMADTAEDLYFVF, from the coding sequence GTGCGTGAACGAATAACACTGGACAAGGAGACGACACGGTCCGGGTATCATCTTCTTGCTTCAGAGAAGTTCCACCTAGACCATATTGTTTCCCAGTGGAGTGAAGACGGCTCCCGCAACGGACGGCCGCTCAAGGTTGTGTTCGCCGGCTTTCTGGCACTCGTTATTGCTGCGCTCGCGTTCCAGAACATCACCACCGAACTCACCATCTTGCAAGCTCCCTACGACCGCATAAAAACCGCGTCTCATGAGCTCATCCAAAGTCATCGGGCACAGGTGTCCGGCGCGTTAACCGAAATTGCAGATGACCTGGCCTCCGATCCTGCCTTCGAAGCCGCAATAAGCCGCAACGATACGGACGCGGTCTCGCGAATAGCCGATCACATCTTCTCTCATTTCAACGGAGATACGGGTGTTTTTGACTTAACGATCTACTCGGCCAACCGTTCAATCCTATATAACGGCGGAAGTTCTCTGGCGGATTTCACGCCTTCGTCGCCCTTTTTCGAGACTGACCTCGAAGGTTCTCTTTTCCGCACGACGAACAGTTTGGAGTTCGATACAAAGGGCGGTATCGGTGTAAGTGCTCTCCAACCGTTGGTCGCCGAAGGGCGGCTGTTGGCCTATTTGAAACTCACCGCTGACGTCGAAAAATCAATGGCGTTGCTGAGCGCTGCAGTGAATGGGGAAATTCTGAAGGCTGGCAGTCCTCTGGGGCCTTTGCGTACTTTAACGCCTGCCGGACAAGAAAAATCACCGTCTGCGCTTTCCTACAGGTTGTTAGGCACTCAGACCACTTCGTCCGCCACGGTTCAGAAAATTCTACAAACGCGCAGCGCGCCATCATGGTTCCATCCCGTTCTTATTGATGGCGACCGGGTATTGATTGCGCAGGATTTGCCTATTGATATCGTCAACGGAGAGGCTGGATCCAAACTGATCCTAATCCGTGACGTTACCGACAATGCGATGGCATTTTTGAAATCCATGGGTATCTCGGTGCTCATCAGTTTGTTGTTCGCCGTCGTTGCATGGCGGATTTTGACCCGTCTCCTCAACAAGTTCCAGCAAACGATCATAAGAACGCGGTCAAATCTGGAAGCCGAAGTCTTATCTAACACTCGGGAGCTGGAGCGCAGCCAGGCACAGCTTTTAGAGGCCCAATCCATCGCCTCCATCGGCAGTTGGGATGGCAACCTGATCACAAAGGAAATCTCAGGCTCTCAGGAATTCTTCCGGATTCTGGACATTCCATCAGATACCCCGCCTGCTGATATTAAAAAATGTTTCTTTGAACAGATCTCTGAACCGGAGCTCTACCACGTCAAATTAGCCGTCAAAACCGCCATCGAACAGTGCGGTACGTTCGACTTTGAGCACACCATCGTACGCTCCGATGGAACCAAAGCCCGCATCCATACTCAGGGCCATATTATTGCCGATGAGAATGGCCGGGCAATCAGCGGCATTGGAACCGTTCACGATATTACCGAGAGGTCAAATACCGAGCGCCAAAACAAGCTGATGGCAAAGATAATGGAGACCTCGCTCAACGAGATCTACCTGCTGAATGCCGAGACGTTCGAAATCGAATACGCCAACGCAGTCGCATTACAGAACCTCGGCTATGCCAATGAAGACATTGAGCAACTCAAACTCTGGGACATCAGCCAGGAATTCAAAAAGGACACCATTGCGCAAAAACTGGCACCGTTGACCACACAAACACAAGCCAACTACACCGCCGAAACTTATCAACGCCGCCAAGATGGCAGCGAGTACCCTGTCGATTTCCAGATCCAGCTTGTTCACGATCAGGGCAGGCACCGGTTTGTGGCCATGGCAAACGATATTTCTGAACGTGTCCAGCGCGAGAATGAAACCCGGGATGCCAAGGAACGTGCCGAACGGCTGGCGTATTTTGATCCGCTAACCAAACTTTCCAATCGCGCGGGCTGCCAACGCGATGCCCGCAAACTGTTCGCTGAAGAGGACAAACCGGCCTTCCTGATCCATGTGGATATGGACAACTTCAAACGAGTCAATGACACGCTCGGCCACCTCGCCGGCGATTATTGTCTGGCAGAGACCGGGCGGCGCCTTAGAGAAGTCAGCCGCGGACTGGGGACACCCTACCGCTGGGGTGGTGATGAGTTCGTCATTCTCGCCAATTCCGCATCCGCCGATCCGAACGAGCTGTGTGAACGCGCCCGCCGTCTGATGCGCTCACCGATGGAGTTTAACGGCACGACATTCTGGCCGACTGTGAGCATGGGCATTGCTCTTTGTCCCGATCATGGCATGGAATTCGACTCGCTTCTGGTCAATGCCGATCTGGCGCTTTACCGCTCCAAACACAACGGAAAAGACCGGTTCACGTTCTTCTCGTTGGATATGCAGACACTGAGCGATACCGAAGCCCAGCTGGAGCGCGAGCTGCATATGGCCGCCCAGCGCGACGAGTTCTTCTTGGTATTCCAACCACAAGTGAACATGCGCAGCCACAAGGTCATCGGCATGGAAGCCTTGGTGCGCTGGCGGCATCCAAAACGTGGAATAGTCTCGCCAGGGGAATTTCTTCCAGTTGTTGAAAAAACCGGCTTTTCCTCCGTCCTGGGTGAAATTGTGCTCGATAAAGCGTTTGCCGCAGCCCGCTCCTGGCAGGATGCAGGCCTGGATTACGGCCGGATTTCGGTCAACATTTCTCCTGCGCATTTGTCTTCGGGCGTGCTGCTCGATCAATTTAAGGACGCTATGGCCCGCCATGATCTGGCACCAGATCGGATCACTGCCGAGGTCTTGGAGTCAGTCTTCCTGGATGACGACAGCTCCTGCCACATGACCACATTGAGAGACCTTTACGAGATGGGCGTTCACGTCGAACTCGATGATTTCGGCACAGGCTACGCGTCTCTGACGCATGTCGTTGATCTGCCGATCAATGGTCTCAAAATTGATCGTTCCTTCACCCAGCAGTTACTGGAAGACCATCGCAAGGAAATCGTCATCAACCAGCTGATCCATTTGGCCCGGTCGCTGGACATCGCGGTCATTTGTGAAGGGGTCGAAACGGAAGAACAATATGACCGCCTGCGCATGATGGGCGACTTTGCCGTCCAAGGGTTCCTAATCGCCAAGCCGTTGCCGTTTGAAGAGGCCACCAACTGGATGGCAGACACGGCAGAAGACCTCTATTTCGTTTTCTAA